In one Nomascus leucogenys isolate Asia chromosome 13, Asia_NLE_v1, whole genome shotgun sequence genomic region, the following are encoded:
- the TMEM213 gene encoding transmembrane protein 213: MQRLPTATRATLILSLAFASLHSACLAEASSSNSSTLTAHHPDPGTLEQCLNVDFCPQAARCCRTGVDEYGWIAAAVGWSLWFLTLILLCVDKLMKLTPDEPKDLQA, from the exons ATGCAGCGCCTCCCCACTGCCACCCGGGCCACCCTGATCCTCAGCCTGGCCTTTGCCTCCCTCCACTCGGCTTGCTTGGCAG AAGCAAGCAGCAGCAACAGCTCGACCTTGACCGCTCACCACCCAGACCCTGGGACCCTGGAGCAGTGCCTCA ACGTGGACTTCTGCCCACAAGCAGCCCGGTGCTGCCGCACAGGAGTGGACGAGTACGGCTGGATCGCGGCGGCTGTTGGCTGGAGCCTCTGGTTCCTCACGCTCATCCTGCTCTGTGTGGACAAACTGATGAAGCTGACTCCAGATGAGCCCAAGGACTTGCAGGCATGA